The following is a genomic window from Oscillospiraceae bacterium.
TGGCTTCCACAAGTATCTGCTTTGCCTGCTCATCTCCGCCCGACATACGCTCCGCCAACTCCTGTTCATATGCCGAATCCAGAAGCGGCACCTTTCCTATTTCCTTGAGGTACATTCTGACGTGGTCCTCGACCATTATGCCGTCTGCTGAAGCATCGTACTCGGAATCTCCCTGTTCCATGGTAATATGCATATCATCCGCGGACATTTCATTGTAGTTAAGGTCGTCGATATTTTCAAGGTGTGAAAGGTCGTCGTCAATATAGCTTATTACCTCGACCCCTGCCGCCTCCAGTGCGGAATACAGCTTTTCAATCTGCTCGACGTCATCGTAGCCCACATGCTCCAGAGCATCCAGTATTTCCTCATTGGAAATAGTTCCCTTGGCTTTGGCTTTTTCTATAAGCTCACGAAACTCATATTTTTCTGTTGTCTTTACTTCCTCTGCTGTCGTCTGTTTTTTCTGTGCCATTGTGACCATCCTTTTTATTTATGTAAATATATATTTATCAACTTAATTTGTTTTTGAGCGATTGCAGGTATTCTTCCAGGGACATTTCACCCGCATTTTTCTTATTGTTTTGCTCAACAAGTCGCTCTATAAGCTCGTCCAGCACATCGGGAGAGTTGTTGGAAAGCCTGGAGCGATTCACCTGCATTTTCATTATTGCGCCCATCTCCTCGGGAGTAAAAAACTGCCCCAGTTCTCCTATGTCGAAGCTTCCCTCATTTTGAGCCGAGATCTCCAGAATACCGCTAAATACCCGACGATTGAATTCGCAGATGAAAAGCTCGGGCTTTATGCGGCTCATTATTTTTTCATCCCGCAGATAATCGCTTCTCAGCATTATAATACCGAGAATATTTTCTTCTATACTCGCACACGCCTTGTATTTCTGGCGGTCGGGATTTATACGGTCACCGTATCCCATGGATTTTTGTATTTGTTCGTCAAGCGCTTTTTCCCTGAACTGCTTTTCTCGCTTTCGGCGACGCTTTTCAACCTCGTTTTTAAGTGTTGAAAGCTCTACCCCGGTAAGCTCCTTCAATTTAAGGAGAAAAACATCCAGCTCCACTGCCGAGTACACGTCACACAGCATATCGCAGGATTTATTAATAAAATCAAGCTTTTCCTCCGGCACGTCAAGGTTGTAGTTACCCATAAGCGTGCGGAATTTAAAGTCAATTTTGCCCTCCGAGCCGTTGATAAGTGCCGCAAAGGATGCCTTGCCGAATTTTTTTATGTACTCGTCGGGGTCCTTGGCGTTTTTGACGGTAATAACTTTTACCGAAAGCCCTGCCTCGCCGAGAAGTGCTATTGCTTTGTCGGTTGCCTTCTGCCCTGCGGCATCCGAATCGTAGCATATGTACACCTTTGAAGCATATCTTGCCATCACACGCGCCTGTTCGGGCGTGATGGCAGTGCCCAGTGTCGCCACCGCGTTAAAAAATCCTGCCTGATGCAGTGCGACAACATCCATATACCCCTCACAAAGTATGAGCGATGAATCAGTAGTCGCCTTGGCGTAATTAAGCGCGTACAAATTACGGCGTTTATTGAACACGGGCGTATCGGAGGAATTGAGATACTTGGGCATACCGTCGCCTATAATACGTCCGCCGAAGGCAATCACCTCACCCGAGGTGTCTATAATCGGAAAAATTATTCTGCCTCTGAACATATCAAATGGCTTATTATACTTGCTTATTCCGCACAAAAACGCTTCTTTAAGCTCCTCCGGCTTGTACCCCTCGCTTATGAGATAACCGCTGAGTGAATCAAATCCGGTGTCGGCGTAACCGATGCCGAAGTGCTTTATGGTTCGCAGTGTCAGCCCGCGGTCGGTTATATATCTCAGTGCGTCGGAATTCTTGGGATCCATGAGAGCATTATGGAAAAAACGCGCAGCTTTTTTGTTCAACTCAAAAATGCGCTTGCGGTCAATCCTTTTTGCGCCGTAAACCGGGTTATCCTCCGGCATTGCCATTCCCGCCATGTTGGCCAATTTTTCCACTGCCGCCATGTAATCCAGGTTTTCCATACGCATAACAAAGGTTATAACGTCTCCACCCGCACCACATCCGAAGCAATAAAAGCTCTGGGTATTGCGGAAAACGGTAAAAGATGGTGTTTTTTCGCTATGAAAAGGGCAATTTCCCACGGAATTGGTACCCGTCCTTTTCAGGCGGACGTATGTACCGATTATTGTTTCAATATCGCATCTTGCTTTTAATTCGGTTAAAAACGCGCCCGGTAATGGCATAATGTTCCTTTCTTTGATACGTTTTTCTAAACTCTGCGCCAGACCTTCGGAACAAACAGCTCGTTGAAGGTACGCACTGCGTATCTGTCGGTCATGGACGAAATATAATCACAAACAACCCGTCCCTTTGGGAAACGGTCAAGATAATTACGGTATTCGGGCGGAAGCTTTTCGGGATAGCGGTAGAAGTGCTCATAAAGATGAGTCAGCATAACATTCGCTTTTTCTTCCTCCCCCTTTGCAACGGGGTTTTTGTAAACCGCCTCGAACATAAATTCCCGCAATCTGTTCATTGCATCGTCGATTTCCGGAGACATGCGTATTTCGGCGCCCTTGCTGTTGAATATTGTATCCCGTACCAGCGTATTGATACGCACACCGTGAGTATCACCCAGAATCTGACGTAAATCGCGTGGGATATCATCGCTTTTCATGATGCCTGCACGTATGGCATCGTCAATATCGTGATTTATGTAGGCAATGCGGTCAGCAAATTTTATTATTCTGCCCTCGGGAGTAATGGCGCGGTTGGAGCCGGAATGATTGCGGATGGCATCCCTCACCTCATAAGTAAGGTTGAGCCCCATGCCGTTGTTTTCCAGAAGGTCAGCTACTCTGAGACTCTGTTCGTAATGCGCAAAGCCGCCCTCGTAAACACTGTTAAGCAGTCTTTCTCCTGCGTGCCCGAAAGGAGTATGGCCCAAATCATGTCCAAGCGCCGCCGCTTCGGTAAGGTCCTCATTAAGACCGAGTGCACGGGCTATAACACGGGCAATTTGTGTCACCTCGAAGGTGTGCGTCAGACGTGTGCGGTAATGGTCGCCCTCGGGAGTCAGAAAGACCTGGGTTTTATGCATAAGACGGCGAAAAGCCTTTGAATGAGTTATCCGGTCCCGGTCACGCGAAAAAGGCGTGCGTATATCACACTCCTGCATGGGGCGCAGGCGCCCCTTGGTGTTGCGAGACAACGTAGCAAACTCGCTCAGCCTTTGCGCCTCAAAGCCGAAAACGCTGTCGGCATCATTGACTTTATACATTTCTGTTGCCGCCTTTCATTTCCTTTATACTATATTATACGAGATTTTTTTCAAAATCCCTTTTATTTTTCGTAATTTTTTTATTTTTTACAAATTCATAAAAAGATATACCACCACAAACAGCAGAGAAAAATTATTCCCGCCCGAATATAAAACCCACAAAGATGCAAAAAACAGCAAAATAATACACACAAACGATACTTTATCCACCACTTTCCACACCTTTTCCACCTCAAAGCGCATAAGAAGCAGGGATTCGGCAAAATTGCCGCCGTCAAGTCCTCTGATGGGTAACATATTGAATACGGCGTAAAAAATGTTGGCAAAAAACAAAAACATTATTTCGGTAAGCGGTACATAAAGATACGCAAAGTAAGCACACACCGCACCCGCAAGGTTAGCCGCCGCACCCGATGAATATATCAGTGCATCAGCACCGTAGCTGCACAATCTGCCGTCTGTCTGTATGTGTGCCCCGAAAAGCATCACATCTATACAGCAAACACTTTTTCCCACTGCTTTTACAGCTATAAGGTGTCCCGCTTCATGAAGAAGTGCACAAAAAAGCATGGCACCAACGTACTCCGGCGGATTGAACAGCGATAAAAAAACAAGTGGTATCAATGCCGATAAATTCACACGTACCTTTCCCAGCTTCAACGTCATTGTTCACTCTCCGCACCGGCAAAAACCTGTACTGCACCGCCTGTATCCATACCAAACACCATAGCGGCGACGGGATTTTCGGATATGGAAACCTCTATACTGCGTGAAAGGTCATCAAAGCCTACGTTTTGGCGGAACACGCCTATTACCTTATCACGTGTGCCTCTTTGAAGCATAAACACCACCGCGGCAAGGACTGTAATAATTAAAAATATTTTTTTCATGTTTTTCCTCCGTCGGCACAATATTATGCGTGAAAAACACAAAAAAGAACAGCATATTTACTATTTTTCCTTCATATGATTTAACAAAACCTAAGAAAGGAACTGTTTCTATGAATTCAATCGTCAACCAGATGTACACTCCCATTGCCCATGGTGGCAGGATACATATTGAAAACGAAGTAATTCTTCCCGACTACTGTCCCGATGTAGCAAAGGTTGTAAAAGCCGATATTGTTCCCAGAGTCACTTCAAAAAACATATATTCCGATGACAGCGGTCTTAATATCGCCGCCGACGGCACCGTGCTTTTCAAAGTGATTTATCTTGCGGAGGGTTCACCAAAGCTGTACAGCACATTCTTTACCGAAAACTTTTCCCACACATTCAAGGTGCAGGCAGATAAAAGCTCGGATTTTGAAAATGTATTTGCGTATATAAATCTTACTCCCGAAAATGTATCCTGCCGTCCCTGTGCCTCGCGCCGCATGACAATAAAATGCGATATAAGCGTCTGTCCCGAAATACGCCTTAACCGTCCCGTGGAATACTTTACCGAGGATGAAAGCGAATGTGAACTGCTCACACAAAAGCTGTCGCTTTGCAGTATGTGCGGTATGAACGAGGCGGACTATAATGTGAGCGAAAAAATAATTCTCCCCCGCGAGCTGCCGCCCGTCGGTGAAATAACCGACTGCGACATACGCTATGTTACCGAAAGCCTGAAGATTGCAAATTGCAAGGCAGTTTTCAATGCCACTGCGTACTTCACCTGTTTTTACGATTCACCCGAAGGCAGCATAAGCTTTTGCCAGCCGATTGAGCTTTCTCAAATAATCGACGTTCCCGACGCCGAGGACGGCACAGACGGCGAATTACGCTTCACTCCGACCTCTCTTCGTGCAGACACAGATGTTGACAACTACGGCGAAAACCGGGTTATAACGCTGGATTTTTCATACACCGCCCATGCAGTAGTTTTTACCAACCGCGAATTTGATGCCGCCGCCGATGTTTTTTCACCCACCCGCGAAATAACTGCCGAAACAGGTGACTGCAATTTAAGACGTTATTGTCAGTCCGTATATGAAAAGGTTCAGATACCCGCCTCGCTCAGACTGAAAAACCCCGACATAACCTCCTTTGAGGATATACGTCCCACCGCATATATACGCGGATGGGTGGCAGAAAACGGTGTTCTTACCGCCGACTGCCGTATGAATATCAAAATGATAGGCTCGTATGACGGCGGTTTTGACGGAATTGAAGAAAATATCGATTTTTCGGTCCACACAAAGCTCAACGACATTCCCTCTCCGCAATGTGACCTGTCCATTGCAGTGCGCGAGGTAGACTGCGTACCGTCGGGAAGCTCCATAGAGGTGCGTGCCGATGCGGTTCTTACCGGAAGCATATTTTCCCAAAGCAGTGCCCGTTTTGTAAAAACGCTGAGTGTGGGAGAAAAAAAGAAGGACGAATGCCGTCCGCCCATAATTCTGTATTATCCGTCCGAACGTGAAACTCTGTGGGAAATTGCAAAAAAGTATTCTCTTTCACAAAGCTCGCTTCGTGATTTCAACGGTATGGAAAGCGACAAAATAACTGAAAAGGTGCTCAAAATTCCCATGAAATAATTAAAAGTCCGTGAGTGAAAATGTTGTGAAGGGACAGTAAAAATAAAAAAACCTCTGAAAGCGGCATCAAAAGTCGAATTCAGAGGTTTTGTTTGTTGAGCAATTATATGTTGTCTTACAACGCGATATATTTACCTACGCAAATGCGATATATTCGGTTTTTAAAAAGCCGAATGCGGTATGATATAAATTCTCGTCACGAAGTGACATATCGCTGCGCAGTGTCCTTTGGGACACTGCGCTAAAACTCACGGATTTTTAATTAAAGATACGTGTAATAGCACAAATACTCAAACCACACGTCATAGGCTCGTTGGGTCAGATGTATGCCGTCACCGCAGTCATAAATGTCTTTTAAATTTCCGTTCTTGTCGGAAAGAAGAGCTGCAACATCCAGCCAGATAAAACCGTTGTTTTCGGCATATTCAAGAAGTGCGGCGTTAAAATCGGCAGTATTTTTACTGTTTATATAATCACTTTCATCGGATTTCCATTTTGCCGGCGGTATTATGGACTGGATTATTATTCTTGCATCGGGATTTGTTTCGAGTGCCGCCTTGACAATACTGTCATACCTTTCAATAAATTCCTCCGCTCCGCCGGGGCTCAGCTCGTTGACGCCCAGCATTATGTACACTTTGGTAAAATTCCTGTTTTGCTCTATGGCATCAATTCCTGTCACATATTTTCCGTCCGACAAAAATTTTTCATTATTCAGAATATCAAGCGTTGTAAAGCCGCGGTATGCATAAGGAACAGCACCTGTCGTATTTATATCCGAGTACAAAAAAAGACCTTCCGTACGGGAATCTCCCACAAAAACAGCGTCCTGAAAATACTGCATTGCAGGTTGCATGGATGCTGTGTGCTCGTGCTCGGTTAGTATATGCTCAAACTGAGAAAGCGCAGGCTCGTATTGCTCGCTTTCCGCAATGTGTTGTACATTTCCCTCTTTATCCGCCGTATTCGCAGCATTTACGGCGCTGTAATACCTTATTGCGGACAAAATCGCAAAAGCGGATGAAAACACAACAAGCACCGAAAGTGCCGCAACGGCAATGTATTTCGGTTTATCCGACAAGCTTGCCACCCCCTTTTTTGTGAAATTATACTACAAAAGAACTTTTTTGTCAACATTAATATATTTTGTGTTGACATATATTCAAAAATAGTATATAATTTTACAAAATGCCTTTATATTTAGGAGATAACATGAAGAAAGCTTTTGTACTGATAATACTCACTTTAATACTTTTGCTGCCTGTATGTGCCGCCCCCGAAGGGTATTTCAACCGTGTACCGCACTGGTGTTTCAATGAAATGGCAGTTATAGAGCAGTGGGACTTTGTGCCCGAATGCCAAACGGGTGACACATTTATCACCTGTTTCTCGGGTAATGCATCGTTTGCGCTTGAGCCGTCACAGCGATTTGAAGCGCAAAATACACCTTATGCCGCTGTCCGCGTACGTTGCCGAAACGGCGGAAACTTCGGGCTTTACACAACCGACAAAACCGAAAAAGCCGTAATACAGCTTCCCGCAAGCAGTGAATGGTCAGAGTACATCATTGATATGTCACAATATCCCTCTTGGCGCGATACCTCAGAAAAGGTATTTATTGAATACGACACCGAAATTGATATTGAACGCTTGGGATTTTTCCGTACCGCTCCCGAGGCAAAAGCGTTTCTCGCGGAGAAAAACGGTGTGAACAAAGGCATACTTCCGCCAAAGTGGGATTTTAAAAATCCCGAAACACTTTCTATGTGGAGAGTAAACGGCTCCACGCTCACCTACGAAAAGGGAATTGCAAAATTCACATCTCTGGGAACCGACCCTCAGATAATAGCCGACCTTGCGGAGGATCGTTACTTTGATGCAAAATCATTTCCGATTTTCGCCTTTCGCGCAAATGTCAAATCAGACAATTCCACGGCGACACTGTTTTTCAAGACAACCACCCAGTCAAGCTGGAAACACGTTAATATACAGTACAGCTCCACTGACGGCTGGCAAGAATGTATCGCCGATATGAGAACTTCGACATCTTGGGACGGAAATGTTACGGATGTGCGTTTTGACGTTTCAAACAATACGGGTTCAAACGATATTGATGCACTGGTTTATCTGGACAAAGCGGGCTTTTTTGCCACCGTTGAGGAAGCACGTGCATTTCTGAGAGAGGATACTGCAAACGACGGCGACGGTGATATACATATCTGGAATTTTAAAAACCCGAGTGATATCGAAGAATGGTCAACCAACGGTTGCAGCTTCACCTGCACTCAAAATGCAGGTTACTTGGTACCCGGATCAAGCGACCCATATATCAGTTACACTGCCAATGCGGAAAAAGGAGGTTTCATTGACGCTGATAAGTTCAAATGGGCGGCAGTGCGCATGGCTCTGAAAAGTGCGTCCGATAAACAGCTTATCGGTGAATGGTTTTACGAGGACCTTGCCGATCCGGATATTATAGCGCCAAGCCATTCCAAATTTACAATTCCGTCGGAAAATATCACCTCAAACGACTGGTTTGTTTACAAAATCGACCTTTCGGACCCTGCCTCCGACAGCTCCGAGCGTTATGAACAGTATAAGGGCAACGACTACGACGATCAGCTTTGGCAGGGGCTTATGACAAAATTCCGTCTGGACCCCATAAATTCTTCATACACCAATTATACCGAAGAAATCTTTATTGATACCATCGCACTGTTTGAAACCGAAGAACAGCTTGACAGCTATTTCGCATCCCATCCTGCACCGCCCAAGCCCGATTTTAAGGCGGCAAACAGTAATATTACACACCGTACCGATTTTTACCGCAAGGCTATTATGGCAAATGGCTTGAGCTGGCAGAATTTTATGCTTTCCGAAAATTCCGCCTTTAACGATTACACTACCATTAATACACAGCCTTCATCGGAAAGCTCACGTCTTGTTGTTATGTTCAAAGCTGAAGATGAAGACCTCTTTAAGCCTATTCCGCTGTCTTATGTGACCAAATCCGATAAATATCCGCACTTTGCCGCAAGTGACAAGAAAGGGGCATACTATCTGGGCTATGCCGACGCGTTTTTTGAAGACACTGTACAGCATCATGCCGAGGAATACATAACCGATATAGCCTGCCGAGGTATAATGCAAGGTACAGATGCGAACATTTTTTCACCCGATATGCCATTTACCCGCGGAATGCTTATTACAGCTCTGGGACGTATGCACAACACAGATACCTCGCTTTACGACGGCATTACCTCCTACAAGGACACAGCAGAAAACGAATATTATGCTCCCTACCTTGATTGGGCTGAAGAAAACGGCATAAACGTTGCTTTTACAGATGAAAGCTTCCTGAGCGAAAAGCCCGTGACGCGCAGTGATGTTGCTCTCACACTGAAAAAATATCTTGAAGTCTACAATTACGGAATACGGGAATATTCAAATATCTCTCCTGTTTCTGATATTGCTTCGCTTTCCGACGCTGCCGAAATTGCAATAGTAAAAATGCTGGATCTGGGAGTAATGAGCGAGCAGGATGAAAAGCTGTTTGACCACTCCGCAATAATGACACGTGCCGACGGTGCACAAATATTCGCGCGCCTTATACGCGTTATTCTGGGCGTTGAAGGCTACGACGGATATGACAGTGAGTATTACTCAAAGCCCCGTATAAAAATTGCCGCCTGGAGCGGTATAAACGACTTTGAATTCACGGAGGATTTTTTCCGAAGCTACGCAGATTGCGGTTTCAACTGGCTTATTGCCGGAATGGGATGGGACAAAGGCTTTCTGTTTAACATGGCTGACAAATACGGCGTACAGATAATTGCCCGTGATATTCCGGTATTCAACACATCAAAAGGAACGGTAGACTACAACCGTATCCGTTCTTACACCGACCGCGACTCGTGGTTCGGAAATTACATTACCGACGAGCCGGGTACAGATAATTACGACGCTCTTGCAACGGTTGCAAACATGTACTACGAAGAAACCGGAAAAATCCCCTTTGTAAACCTTTTACCAATGTATGCCTCCAAAGCACAGCTGAAATACGGTGCGGGAACAGACCTCAGTCTCGGCAGCTACAGTGGTCTTGAAGAACGAACCGAAATATACCGAGACTACTGTCAGCAGTTTGTTGATAAATTCAACGCGCCCTATATCTGCACCGACATCTACCCTCTCAGCTGGTCAGACGGTCAGAAAACCACAATGAACAATTATCTTGAATACATCAATATAATTGCCGATGTGGCAAGAGACAGCGAGTGTGAATTTTACTGCTGTTTCCAGACCTTCGGATGGAATGAAGCAAAGCGTACACCAAACTCTCAGGAATACCGCTGGCAGATATATTCTCTGTTAAGCTTCGGCTGTACGGGGCTTATGGCATGGAACTATGCCGGCTATACTGACTTTCCCTCCATTGTTAATGTCAAAAACTACACCAACACTCAGGCATATTACGACCTTAAACCCGTTCTCAAAGAGGTCAATATGATTTCAGACATATTCATGCAATACAAAAACCTGGGTGCCTTCAACCACAATTACGGCAAAGTTCAAAGCACTGAAAATTCCCACTATCTTTACATTTCCGACCAATACACTGATTTTGACGCAATAACCGATATAACCTGCGACGACCTTTTACTGTTTGGTTGCTTTGAAAAGAAAATCGGTGCGGGAAAAGCCTTTACGGTAGTTAATATGTCCGAGATTGCAGATGAAAAAACAGTTACACTCACCTTCCGCGCGGACAACTATAATACCGTCACGGCATACCCCATGGGAGTAAAAACCGTACTTACACCGCAAAGTGGCGTGTATACACTCACTCTGGAATGCGGTCAGGGTGTATTTGTGACACTTGATTAGTTTTATAAAATACGGCAGAATCAATGGATTCTGCCGTATTTTTAATATATTTTCAAGTGCAGGAGAGCATAAAATTTCTATTGACAGTTATATTTTTTGTTGGTATACTAAGACAAAGAAAACGAATTCTCTAAACAAAAAGGAGATACAAAAATGGAAAAAAGACTTCATCTTATATGTAACGCTCATCTTGACCCTGTATGGCTGTGGAGATGGCAGGAGGGTGCAGCGGCAGGAATATCCACTTTCAGATGTGCCGCAGATTTTTGCGATGAATTTGACGGATTTGTTTTCAACCACAATGAAGCGTTGCTCTATAAATGGGTAGAGGAGCATGAGCCTCAGCTTTTCGAGCGCATAAAAAAGCATGTAAAAAACGGAAAGTGGAAAATAGTGGGCGGTTGGTACAATCAGCCCGACTGTAATATTCCCTCCGGCGAAAGCTTTGCGCGTCAGATACTTTACGGCAAGAATTATTTTATTGAAAAGTTCGGTATTGAGCCCGACGTTGCTCTGAATTATGATTCCTTCGGACACACCCGCGGACTTGTTCAGATACTCAAAAAAAGCGGGTACAAGAGCTACATCTTAGCGCGTATTCTCGCTCCCGGTGACTACAAATGGGTCGGCTTTGACAGCAGTGAAATAATCGCACACAAGACCTTTGAGGGCTACGGCTCGGTTTACGGCGATATGGAAAATAAAATCAACCGCTTTATTCAGTTCCATAAAGGCGATATTCCGCAGGATGCCATGCTTCTGTGGGGTGTGGGTGACCACGGTGGCGGAGCTTCCAGACGCGACCTTAATGACATTGCGGAAATAGCAAAAAAGCTTAAGAATCAAAATATCAATCTTATCCATTCCAACCCCAATGCGCACCTGGACACATTGGACATTGAAAAGCTCCCGGTTCTGGAGGAATCCATACGTCCCTTCGCCACCGGCTGTTACACAACTATGGCGCGCATAAAAAAGGCGAACAGACAGCTTGAAAACATATTGTACATGAGCGAAAAAATGCTGGCGCACGCAAATCTTATGTATGGCACGGAGTATGACTCCGACGCAATAAGACAGGCGCAGGAAGATTTAATGTTCTGTGAATTTCATGACATTCTTCCCGGAACAATGATTGAACCGGGCGAAATTGATTCTCTCAACCGTCTGGGTCACGGCATTTACAACATGGAAAACCTGCAGTCACGTGCTTTCTTCGCACTTGCGGGAGGCCAGCCCAAGGCAAAAGAAAACACTATTCCCGTGCTGGTATATAATCCGCATCCTTATCCTGTTGATACACAGATTTCCTGCGAATTCCAGCTTTCCGACCAGAACTGGCACTACGGTGATTTCACTGGAGGTACAGTCTACCAAAACGGTGTAAAGGTGCCTTCTCAGTTTGAAAAGGAAACCAGCAATCTTAACCTTGACTGGCGTAAAAATCTTATCATAGATGCACACCTTGAGCCCATGACCATGAACCGCTTCGATTGTGTGCTTGAAAAACAAACAGACTGTATCAACTGGGATATAAAGAAGTTCGGCAAAAAGTTTGATTTTGACAACGGCTGTATGCAGATAAGCTTTGACCCTGACACCGGTCTTATAAACAGCTACACCGTGGATGGCAAAAAGCTGCTGGATAAAAATTCCGCAAAACTTCTTGTTATAAATGACTACGCGGACCCATGGGGCTTCTACCTCGACAAGTACCGTGAGATTGCGGGCGAATTCAAGCTCCTCACAAAAGAGCAGGCAGCAGATTTTCTGGGCTATCCCGATGGAGACGTATGTCCGTTCCAGATAATCGAGGACGGCGATGTACGTACTGTTATTGAGGGGTTGTACGGCTATAAAACCTCTTTTGCAAGTGTAAGATTCTTTATTCCCAAAAAAGGCAATGCCGTAAAGGTTGACGTTGTACTTCATATGAATGAAGCCAACAAGATGGTGCGCCTTGCATTCAACACAATAGACGGCGAATTTATGGGGCAGACGGCTTTCGGCACTGAAAATCTGCCTACCGACGGCTCTCCCGCAGTATTCCAGAAGTTCTGTGCTGTAAAGAACAGTGACGGTGCGTTTATAATTTCCAACGACGGCTCATATTCGGGAAGCTACGAAAACGGAGCTCTTACCCAGACGCTTGTACGTACTCCCATATATTCCGCACATCCCATTTCACTCAGATCCTATGAAGAAGACCCCAATTGCACCGAGCTGCGCCGTTTAGCTCCCAATGACAGATACATGAAGCATATCGACATGGGCGTAAGAGAATTTTCCTTTGAATTCTGCGGCGACAAGGATATAAGCCTTGCAGACTTCAACGCGGCTGTATTCAACGAAAAGCCATACGCGCTGTGCTTCTTCCCCTGCGGA
Proteins encoded in this region:
- a CDS encoding DNA primase, whose translation is MPLPGAFLTELKARCDIETIIGTYVRLKRTGTNSVGNCPFHSEKTPSFTVFRNTQSFYCFGCGAGGDVITFVMRMENLDYMAAVEKLANMAGMAMPEDNPVYGAKRIDRKRIFELNKKAARFFHNALMDPKNSDALRYITDRGLTLRTIKHFGIGYADTGFDSLSGYLISEGYKPEELKEAFLCGISKYNKPFDMFRGRIIFPIIDTSGEVIAFGGRIIGDGMPKYLNSSDTPVFNKRRNLYALNYAKATTDSSLILCEGYMDVVALHQAGFFNAVATLGTAITPEQARVMARYASKVYICYDSDAAGQKATDKAIALLGEAGLSVKVITVKNAKDPDEYIKKFGKASFAALINGSEGKIDFKFRTLMGNYNLDVPEEKLDFINKSCDMLCDVYSAVELDVFLLKLKELTGVELSTLKNEVEKRRRKREKQFREKALDEQIQKSMGYGDRINPDRQKYKACASIEENILGIIMLRSDYLRDEKIMSRIKPELFICEFNRRVFSGILEISAQNEGSFDIGELGQFFTPEEMGAIMKMQVNRSRLSNNSPDVLDELIERLVEQNNKKNAGEMSLEEYLQSLKNKLS
- a CDS encoding S-layer homology domain-containing protein, whose amino-acid sequence is MPLYLGDNMKKAFVLIILTLILLLPVCAAPEGYFNRVPHWCFNEMAVIEQWDFVPECQTGDTFITCFSGNASFALEPSQRFEAQNTPYAAVRVRCRNGGNFGLYTTDKTEKAVIQLPASSEWSEYIIDMSQYPSWRDTSEKVFIEYDTEIDIERLGFFRTAPEAKAFLAEKNGVNKGILPPKWDFKNPETLSMWRVNGSTLTYEKGIAKFTSLGTDPQIIADLAEDRYFDAKSFPIFAFRANVKSDNSTATLFFKTTTQSSWKHVNIQYSSTDGWQECIADMRTSTSWDGNVTDVRFDVSNNTGSNDIDALVYLDKAGFFATVEEARAFLREDTANDGDGDIHIWNFKNPSDIEEWSTNGCSFTCTQNAGYLVPGSSDPYISYTANAEKGGFIDADKFKWAAVRMALKSASDKQLIGEWFYEDLADPDIIAPSHSKFTIPSENITSNDWFVYKIDLSDPASDSSERYEQYKGNDYDDQLWQGLMTKFRLDPINSSYTNYTEEIFIDTIALFETEEQLDSYFASHPAPPKPDFKAANSNITHRTDFYRKAIMANGLSWQNFMLSENSAFNDYTTINTQPSSESSRLVVMFKAEDEDLFKPIPLSYVTKSDKYPHFAASDKKGAYYLGYADAFFEDTVQHHAEEYITDIACRGIMQGTDANIFSPDMPFTRGMLITALGRMHNTDTSLYDGITSYKDTAENEYYAPYLDWAEENGINVAFTDESFLSEKPVTRSDVALTLKKYLEVYNYGIREYSNISPVSDIASLSDAAEIAIVKMLDLGVMSEQDEKLFDHSAIMTRADGAQIFARLIRVILGVEGYDGYDSEYYSKPRIKIAAWSGINDFEFTEDFFRSYADCGFNWLIAGMGWDKGFLFNMADKYGVQIIARDIPVFNTSKGTVDYNRIRSYTDRDSWFGNYITDEPGTDNYDALATVANMYYEETGKIPFVNLLPMYASKAQLKYGAGTDLSLGSYSGLEERTEIYRDYCQQFVDKFNAPYICTDIYPLSWSDGQKTTMNNYLEYINIIADVARDSECEFYCCFQTFGWNEAKRTPNSQEYRWQIYSLLSFGCTGLMAWNYAGYTDFPSIVNVKNYTNTQAYYDLKPVLKEVNMISDIFMQYKNLGAFNHNYGKVQSTENSHYLYISDQYTDFDAITDITCDDLLLFGCFEKKIGAGKAFTVVNMSEIADEKTVTLTFRADNYNTVTAYPMGVKTVLTPQSGVYTLTLECGQGVFVTLD
- a CDS encoding deoxyguanosinetriphosphate triphosphohydrolase; this translates as MYKVNDADSVFGFEAQRLSEFATLSRNTKGRLRPMQECDIRTPFSRDRDRITHSKAFRRLMHKTQVFLTPEGDHYRTRLTHTFEVTQIARVIARALGLNEDLTEAAALGHDLGHTPFGHAGERLLNSVYEGGFAHYEQSLRVADLLENNGMGLNLTYEVRDAIRNHSGSNRAITPEGRIIKFADRIAYINHDIDDAIRAGIMKSDDIPRDLRQILGDTHGVRINTLVRDTIFNSKGAEIRMSPEIDDAMNRLREFMFEAVYKNPVAKGEEEKANVMLTHLYEHFYRYPEKLPPEYRNYLDRFPKGRVVCDYISSMTDRYAVRTFNELFVPKVWRRV